Below is a genomic region from Fusarium oxysporum f. sp. lycopersici 4287 chromosome 12, whole genome shotgun sequence.
TTTACATCCATACATGAGCAGTCTGTTCGGTAATACGCGTGGCTCTGGCCCCAATTATCCCCAATCTTAAAAAGCCCATATGCGAGCGACGCAACAAAGCCCTTCGGAGGAACTTTGACCAAAGAGCGGAATTCTTACAAACATTCAACAGTGGAGACTTCCGACACGACATATCGATCCTTCAAAGATACGGTGAGCATCAGATCATGAACTTCACCCATCTTCACGTCCTTCCTCTTTCAAACTATGCAAAGTCCGTCTAGCACCTCTCGAAACTTGATTTACGCGCTCTCCAATCAAAAGTACCTTCCAAAAGTGATCTACCTCAGCTCTAGATCAGGGCATCTCTTCGCGAAGATCTACAAGCTGAACTAGTAAGCAATAGCGGGAGAATATCCCGCATCATTCGAGAAGGCCTTCATATTAGACCTAGTAGGATCGACGGAAAAGATAAGACGGAGATAGATGCTATGTTTGGAAGGTAGGGGATGGAATAGGATGCAACAGGTATTGGCATCAGCAATGCAATAGGTGCATCTAGAAACTAGGCGACAGACTGGCCACAGAGGTGTATCCTATGCAGGTCGATGCGTGCGTTATCGCAGGGCTGCTATTGCGTGGTGGTGGCTACAAAAGTTCTATGTAGTTTCCAGTTTCAGAATATTGGGCCATTGTGATTGATGGCGCATGACCGAATTATAGCAGTGAACCCCGCCCAGAGTAGTAGTGCAGATGCGCTTTGATGCTTGGCGATTCCTCGGGCTAAATAACTCCGGTTGGTCTGTAGAATGCTGACGCGATGATCCTTCGGCATTAATCGTAGATCTTGGGGGGATAGGCCGATCAAAGACACGCTGTAGATCAGCTCTTCGATGACTCTCACCAGCTTCATAATTATAttcatcttgaagctcttttTCGTCCAATGTTGACCTTTCGTCCTATTTATCCGTCATATCCACAGTGTTATTGGCGATAGAGTTATCGACTTTCCTCATCGGGATACTGACCCCTGCTGCCAAGGGCCTTATATGCCGATCACTTTCACGGGAGCATGATAAGGTTAATGCTTCTTCTAAATGCCGAACTAGACTACGGAACAACGGAGCTTAGTACCAGAAAGGCAGGTCCGCCTATTCGCAAAGTCCGAAGATACAACCAAGCAAGCTTATCGCGGGATAGTAACCAGAGAGGCAGGTAAGAAAGCACAACAACATCCATAGCTATGTTTGATTCTCGAATATAaaaggatgatgatgggctATTCGAAGTAGTCTATCATCAACCACTCTTCActcttcaactctcttctcttggatatctatctcttcaccatGGTCAAGTTCGCTTCCGTCGTTGCACTTGTTGCTCCCCTGGCTGCTGCCGCTCCTCAGGAGATCCCCAACATCGTTGGCGGCACTTCTGCCAGCGCTGGCGACTTCCCCTTCATCGTGAGCATCAGCCGCAACGGTGGCCCCTGGTGTGGAGGTTCTCTCCTCAACGCCAACACCGTCTTGACTGCTGCCCACTGCGTTTCCGGATACGCTCAGAGCGGTTTCCAGATTCGTGCTGGCAGTCTGGTAAGTCTTCTACGATTTGGGGGATAGGAGCGGCCTCACTAACCTCTTTGACAGTCTCGCACTTCTGGTGGTGTTACCTCGTCGCTTTCCTCCGTCAGAGTTCACCCTAGCTACAGCGGAAACAACAACGATCTTGCTATTCTGAAGCTCTCTACTTCCATCCCCTCCGGCGGAAACATCGGCTATGCTCGCCTGGCTGCTTCCGGCTCTGACCCTGTCGCTGGATCTTCTGCCACAGTTGCTGGCTGGTAAGTCGTTCTCTGACATTTGAGATAATATATGCTAACTCTCATCCAGGGGCGCTACCTCTGAGGGCGGCAGCTCTACTCCCGTCAACCTTCTGAAGGTTACTGTCCCTATCGTCTCTCGTGCTACCTGCCGAGCTCAGTACGGCACCTctgccatcaccaaccagaTGTTCTGTGCTGGTGTTTCTTCCGGCGGTAAGGACTCTTGCCAGGGTGACAGCGGCGGCCCCATCGTCGACAGCTCCAACACTCTTATCGGTGCTGTCTCTTGGGGTAACGGATGTGCCCGACCCAACTACTCTGGTGTCTATGCCAGCGTTGGTGCCCTCCGCTCTTTCATTGACACCTACGCTTAAATACCTTGTTGTAAGCGCCGAGATGTTCCTTGGATATTCTCTAGCTTGAGGCCTGGATACGAAACCTGTTTGAGAAATAGGTTTCAGCGAGTTAAGAAGATATGAGTTGGTTTCAGTTGGATCTTAGTCCTGGTTGCTCGTAATACAGCAATCTAGATAGCCCAAATTGAATATGAAATTCGATGGAAATATTCATTTCGATAGAAGCAATGTGAAATGTCTAGTaggataaaaagaaaatcaAGGCTGTTATGTTCCCCGACCTACCTACCTTGATGTCAGTCTGCGAGTCGTGTACAGTAACCCAGAATGATGGATTGACTTGGAAACCTTCTGTCTATGAAGTATTATGAACATGAATATCGTTTCCTCATTATCTATGTTGGCAGCCCAAAGTTTTACCTTATGGCTAGCAATCAGTCAAGTATCTGCATATGAAGGGTTGTTAAACTAAGACGGCATCAGCGTTGAATATTTGAAGAATGATGTGAGATAATCAACATTGACACGATaaaagaaaagggaaaaCAAATTGTGCATACAGTGAGGTGTTCAGGTCGACCCCTCAATAGACATATACGAGCCGAAAACCAACAGGATACAATTTATAGATAAGTATAACTACAGTCATCAGTCTGCCGAAAAAATACTCTTTTGTGAAACAACTGAAGAGTCCATAAACTAAAGTTCCTCAGTAGGAACATCCTTTACAATAACTCCCTTGActtccttcagcttctcaataGCCTCCAAAGTCATCGGTCTGCCATCAAGGCACGTCAGCTCTGGCGTAGCATAAAGGAGAGCCATACTTACGGAGGATAGGAAGTGGGAGGAATCGTTCGTGTCTGCCTCCAAAAGTCGACACCAGTGTCCTTTTTGACGATACTGATATTGTGGTAAGCTTGGGAGCCTGTTGTTGACGTTGCATCACTTACTCAAGCACGGTTTCATTCCTCTGCTGATAGTCCTCCAACTTCTCGAAGTCGTAAACGATGGCCTATAGTATCTTATTGAGGAACATGTCTTCTCAGCAAATTATATCTTGTTTACCTTTCGGTCCGCCATGGCTGCTAAAACTGCTGGGACGTTCAAAAGCGCAGCACAAGCAGCGAGAGTGATTGGCACGACGTGATATGTTGATAAAAGCATCAGTATCGATAAGTTCCACTCAGAAACATGCAGAAGTAAGACGTGGTATATCGGCCAGTTAAATAACCTTTAAGCATTCGACTATCTTCGGAGATTCTCGAATTGGGAAGGTGATGATGCGTTTATGACAGGGATTACACGCCAACAAAAGATCCTAATTGACTTAAGCTTGGCTGCGGGGAAAGCCTATCAACGATAAGCGTGAGCCACCCACTTGATAGATAAGTCGCGCACTATGAGCTTGGCTTTAGGGGAAGGTATTGGACAATAATGGTTGCTGGTGATTGAGGTGATGGATGGGAGTGACCTGCGTTAGTTGTCGGCTGATGCACCCGGATGAACGCCTGGAAGACATCGTTCGGCGTGATGATCGACAGATGGTAGCATGGTCGGCAGCCGAATGAAAGCCTAAACACATGTGATCATGCCGAATCTTATGACCAGGCAGCATCCTGGATTGGTCTCGCTGGTTCAAGGAGCCAGCCGGTTGCCAGCCAGCtcacaacaccaacacctgGCAATCAGTCTCAAGTCAGATCGATAAGATTAGATAAGAGCTCAACGGTAGATAGGATAAGGACTTCACAACTTGGAACGGGCTTGTCATAGCTCTCGCATATAATCTAGAAAGATGCGCCATGCAAAGCATCATCCATGGTTATTGGCCTCGGAAATGTTTATATACCGGTACATTGATGTTATCTCAGTCTCCAACCCGGTAATATGCCTCAATGAAAGGGCCACGAGTCCAAACAACTATCAAATGCAATATGCTTCACCCAAGATGACCACCACAAATAGACCTAATGGTTCTGAACTGACAATATCTCTAAATTTGTGAATCTCGCgcctcatcatcagccttCAACTACGCCAAGCCATGTCAAACCCCCATTACCCCACAATCGAGATCCCGATTCAGTTATGCGGAGGAAAGACTTCCGAGTGATGTAACTGTCCCTTCTTCAAGCAACTCATCAAATACCACAAGAGCAGCCTTATTTCCAGGCTCTTTACAGGAAATGCAGACCGCAGTTAGTGTTTTGCGTTAACTTTGGGGGAACACATCGACGAACGGAAGATCTCGTCGACATCTTCCACCAATCAGCATAGCTTGTCCAAATATCTACATCCTATTGCTGAAACATAACGACTCATGAAATAGTCAATTCGAAGGGAGAATAGATGTACATTGGGGGTAACTGTGCAGTCCGAAACTTGTAGATCACCACGATCACGGTTTGTGTGGATGTgaagttatatttaaaacCCAGTACCTCCTGAACATCCCAGCGATGTCTCTTCCCACCGCATCCCCAAGAATCATTGAACTCTGTCAACCTTTCTCTTCAGAATGAGACTCCTTAATATTTTGTTTCTCTCTGGCCTCGCCACGGCAGCGCCTGGTGCCAACCTCCAAGCCAGAGTTGCGGCAAACGATCCGTGTAACATCGGCTACTGTACTCAGAATGGAGGGTGAGTCAAGCAAGGTATAGCTTCATATCTCCGGCACCTGACGCGCATAGTACCACTGGAGGCGGCAGTGCTGCTCAAGTCACTGTGAAGACCCTCGC
It encodes:
- a CDS encoding trypsin; translated protein: MVKFASVVALVAPLAAAAPQEIPNIVGGTSASAGDFPFIVSISRNGGPWCGGSLLNANTVLTAAHCVSGYAQSGFQIRAGSLSRTSGGVTSSLSSVRVHPSYSGNNNDLAILKLSTSIPSGGNIGYARLAASGSDPVAGSSATVAGWGATSEGGSSTPVNLLKVTVPIVSRATCRAQYGTSAITNQMFCAGVSSGGKDSCQGDSGGPIVDSSNTLIGAVSWGNGCARPNYSGVYASVGALRSFIDTYA